The following proteins are co-located in the Pogoniulus pusillus isolate bPogPus1 unplaced genomic scaffold, bPogPus1.pri scaffold_77_arrow_ctg1, whole genome shotgun sequence genome:
- the LOC135174546 gene encoding uncharacterized protein LOC135174546, which translates to MEPPSHPSLLPRFFQSIGDSLWGAGEPTSQALLDKQVAISLLLNFLEKRGVSMSKKKLTSLVAYGLVRGHFQTSDSLFDESEWRCCGDTIFDQAIDGDKTAKSVQKQWRDVINCLKKYRLEQTLAATAAARLADGLDTRGERPLEAMVTPASSLFSDLKISPGTVVPLMTLPSASTVPMLSAAPQQPVLPTSNTPTQPAAPQQPVPPTSHTPTQPAALQQPVPPTPNIPTQPAALQQPVPPTSHTPTQPAALQQPVPPTSHTPTQPAAPQQPAPPQQDVPMQPVPPQQDVPMQPVPLAQDPSLYPALPQDVPDVPAVPVQPPAPPMPAAPIPQSIPTIPAVPVQPSAPPLPAPPPYSGPFSPLPASATISPRPAQTPFATFRPAPPAAAGPSWTSATEAGPSSQAREPPPVINSDASDSSQSDADDTIDNVADDLQKLRIMPSGNAQPLAAPQATEITGKTLQLTPVGPQHRWRAVIRDALLQGDWEAAAALEGAAAFPVVAARTADGQPGATHTALDWKLLMQLKTAVSSHGLHSQPTKQLLNYIFSAYVLCPADCETVARLILTPSQFMLWERAWRDECRKVVEQPRQLGDPLLNVQADILLGKGAFSSLDAQIRHPFEWHHASMTTARTAFNMVPTEPKAPSYTAVKQGLSEDYNHFIDRLAAAVEAATELDAATRQAFFRTLAFENANNKTKQLLSILPREASVDDMLERVARMPTNQQQTFVATQMDQVLDKHTQLVMAALRSADAGNRGRRYNNPRNPCFRCGLTGHPRDNCPQAAVWCDHCQLDSHATAACKRSGNYQRSAAGSRARTQVAAPVMLSAQQPPAASGWILQQQ; encoded by the coding sequence atggaacctcccagccacccctcccttcttccgcggttttttcaaagtattggtgactccctttggggagctggcgaaccgacctcacaagcacttttggataaacaagtagcaatttctctcctcttgaactttttggaaaagcgaggagtttccatgtcaaagaaaaaattgacttccttagtagcatatggactagtaagaggacactttcaaacttcagactctctttttgatgaatctgaatggcgctgctgtggcgatactatttttgaccaggctattgacggtgacaaaacagccaaaagcgtacagaagcaatggcgtgatgtcatcaattgcttgaagaaatacagactggaacagacccttgcagctacagcagcagcacggcttgctgacggcttggacactcggggggagagaccactagaggcaatggttaccccagctagctctctcttttccgacctgaaaatttctccaggcacggtggtgcctttgatgactctccccagtgcatctactgttccgatgctgtccgcagcgcctcagcaaccggtgctgccaacttcaaacactccgacgcagccagcagcgccccagcaaccggtgccgccaacttcacacactccgacgcagccagcagcgcttcagcaaccggtgccgccaactccaaacattccgacgcagccagcagcgcttcagcaaccggtgccgccaacttcacacactccgacgcagccagcagcgcttcagcaaccggtgccgccaacttcacACACTCCtacgcagccggcagcgccccagcagccagcgccgcctcagcaggacgtcccaatgcagccggtgccgcctcagcaggacgtcccaatgcagccggtgccgctggctcaggacccttcgttataccctgcgctgcctcaAGACGTTCCCGATGTTCCTGCCGTTCCAGtgcaaccaccagcacccccgatgCCAGCGGCACCAATTCCCCAAAGCATTCCTACCATCCCTGCCGTTCCGGTGCAGCCGTCTGCCCCCCCGCTCCCAGCGCCACCGCCCTACAGTGGTccgttttccccactcccggctTCCGCTACCATCTCGCCACGTCCGGCGCAAACTCCTTTTGCTACATTCCGACCcgcccccccggctgcagcgggcccgagttggacttccgccacggaagccggtccttcctctcaagcccgggaaccgccgcctgtgattaactcggacgctagcgactcctcacagtccgatgccgacgacactattgacaatgttgccgacgacttacagaaacttagaataatgccttctggcaatgcccagcccctggcggcaccacaagctacagagatcaccgggaagactctccagcttacacccgttggtccacaacatcggtggcgtgccgttattcgcgacgccttgttacaaggtgattgggaggcagctgctgctctggaaggtgcagcggcattcccagttgtggcagcacggactgcagatggacagccaggagccactcacacggctcttgattggaaactgcttatgcagttgaaaacagcagtatcttcccacGGCTTGCACTCACAAccgactaagcaattgctgaattacatcttctccgcctatgtgctatgcccagcagattgtgagactgttgcgagactgattttaacaccatcccagtttatgttgtgggaaagggcatggcgcgatgagtgcaggaaggtggtagagcagccacgacaactaggcgaccccttactcaatgttcaagcagatatactgctgggaaaaggggctttcagctcgctggatgcccagatacgtcatccctttgagtggcatcatgcgtccatgacaactgccagaacagcttttaatatggtgcctacagagccaaaagcacctagctataccgctgttaagcaaggtttgagtgaggactataaccatttcattgatagactagcagctgcagttgaagcagccactgagttagatgctgcaaccagacaagccttttttcgaaccctagcttttgagaatgctaataataagaccaagcagctgttgtccattctgcctagggaagcctcagtggacgatatgttggagcgagttgctcgaatgcctacaaaccagcagcagacatttgttgcaacccaaatggatcaagttctagataagcacacgcagctcgtaatggcagcactgcgaTCCGCAGATGCAGGGAATCGTGGCCGCCGATACAACAACCCACGGAACCCCTGCTTCCGCTGCGGTCTAACTGGGCACCCACGCGATAattgcccacaggctgcagtctggTGTGACCACTGCCAACTTGACTCTCATGCAACTGCGGCCTGCAAGCGCTCGGGAAACTACCAGCGCAGCGCGGCAGGCAGCCGCGCGAGGACACAAGTTGCTGCCCCAGTGATGCTATCTGCCCAGCAACCTCCGGCAGCCTCGGGCTGGATCTTACAACAGCAGTAA